The Anastrepha ludens isolate Willacy chromosome 2, idAnaLude1.1, whole genome shotgun sequence genome contains a region encoding:
- the LOC128855294 gene encoding putative gustatory receptor 98a has translation MSQFEETIFRTSLQSFQRVMILMGIVCCLSPSVSKQDLSCRKLTTMSLHIIAIFSLVVYLIHGHLKNVRESIYNSDDTFTIALDSLGFSTLVMVQLIVYLESSWKVEMYHKIFNKFEQMRILLLEKFAIQFDYSRLKFYIRLLQIHFTINMILIICFVVVTFPPNVDLLLSMYAELVLKVKMFEFMFFVVVFMVMIFDVCRAARLQCRFVEMMQFASSAQRQECLMGFVALQDLHALLWENVQVLTNYFEWSSPGIFAKQLIDLTLLAYWAFLNTELGTTARVRYYLIVLWAVQIFTLTIACLLCSVCERWDRKLRSSFRNILKDRRNPLLMRCLNRISMQLWHEPISFEAGHFVTVNIGTLGKYIFTITMYIVILIQFRMSV, from the exons ATGTCCCAATTTGAAGAGACAATCTTCAGAACATCGCTGCAATCCTTTCAGCGTGTAATGATTTTAATGGGTATTGTTTGCTGTTTAAGTCCATCTGTCAGCAAGCAGGACCTGTCCTGCCGAAAATTAACAACAATGAGTTTACATATCATTGCTATATTTTCACTCGTCGTCTATCTAATCCATGGACACTTGAAAAATGTGAGAGAATCAATTTACAACAGCGACGACACTTTTACAATCGCGTTGGATAGTCTTGGGTTCAGCACTTTAGTAATGGTCCAACTGATTGTGTATTTGGAGAGCTCTTGGAAGGTAGAAATGTATCACAAAATCTTCAATAAATTTGAGCAAATGCGAATATTGTTATTGGAAAAGTTTGCCATACAGTTCGATTATTCCAGGCTTAAGTTCTACATCAGGCTATTGCAGATTCACTTTACAATCAATATGATTTTAATAATCTGTTTTGTGGTGGTGACGTTCCCACCCAACGTGGATTTATTGCTCAGCATGTACGCGGAGCTTGTGTTGAAAGTGAAAATGTTCGAATTTATGTTTTTCGTTGTTGTATTCATGGTGATGATATTCGATGTATGCCGAGCAGCACGCCTTCAATGCAGATTTGTGGAGATGATGCAATTCGCAAGTAGTGCCCAACGTCAAGAATGTTTGATGGGCTTTGTAGCTCTGCAAGACTTGCATGCTTTGCTTTGGGAAAATGTGCAGGTACTAACCAACTACTTTGAATGGAGTTCACCAGGAATATTTGCAAAACAGCTTATAGATCTGACCTTGTTAGCATATTGGGCCTTTTTGAACACCGAACTAGGAACAACGGCAAGAGTTCGATATT ATCTAATAGTTTTATGGGCAGTGCAAATATTCACTTTAACGATTGCGTGTCTTCTCTGTTCCGTATGTGAACGATGG gacAGAAAATTGCGTTCTAGTTTTAGAAATATCTTAAAAGATCGACGAAATCCGCTCCTTATGAGATGTTTGAATCGAATTTCAATGCAGCTATGGCACGAGCCAATTTCATTTGAGGCGGGCCATTTTGTTACAGTCAATATTGGAACTCTTGGCAAA TATATATTTACCATAACTATGTATATTGTAATACTTATACAATTTCGTATGTCCGTTTGA